tttatattatgataattttattaattatataatatattaatttatttaaatttaatttaatattaattacaatatagtagatttttaagtatttttttatattaaaaataggtagatcaaaaacaaaaacatccaacGATAGTATCAAAAAATAGGCCCAgcctatttttttattaaaagatgtAGTAACATAATGTATTTAATGATTGGATGTGAAAACttgaaattaaatatatatttaaatatttttattattctattgtaagtatgttttttaataatttttcaacaataaatttataatatatatgaGAATGTGAAATACAAACTcatacaattaaacatgtcttatattatatatgtttatagaattaattatattaaatcaaaaatgaaaaataaataataataaagctaagtgttataaaaaaatattatataaaatatatattataaatatacaaTTCGTTATTAATCATGGGATAAAATAATTATTCTATTGATTAGATAAATTTAGAATTTATTGTATTGTTGAATATAACATTGATGAAGGGAGAGATGCATTTTCTTGTACTCCTATTTGAACCTTTTAAACCTAAATTAGACTATGGAACCCAAACCTTTTTTAACATATTGGAACCATAACCTTGACCCTAACTAAACTCTAACACTTATTAtaattaaactctaatcctaaccttatttaaaccataaccctaactttatttgaattataaccctaaccctaattgaactataaaCCTGAACCTAATTGAATTGTCACTAATTTCTATGATCATGGCAATCATTTCAATGAAACCATCGTTCCTTCATCACTTCCGCACTCTTTAGAGTCTGTAAGTCTGTCATTAAACCAGTCGATTCAAGAAACTTTCTTCAACAACCTTACAAACCTTGctcttttgtatttatttgattgcgTGTTAAATATTAACAAAACCTGGATTCCGCCATTTTAGTTATATGACCTACACTTAGTGTCATGTACAATTGATGGTGAAGTTCCACCATGGATTTCAACACAATTCTTGCTTCATACACTGAAATTAGTTAACACCGGTCTTGTGGGACAAATTCCTTCTTGGCTATGTGAAACTAATCCTCTATTGCACTCTCTAAATCTTTCAGGAAATCATTTAGAAGGAAACTTATTCTTCATTACTTCTATGGATCTAGAAATGCTAATGCTAGCTGTGTCTAGAAATGAATTGAGTGGGCCCATCCCATCAATGTTGCCTCCTAATATGTGGATATTGTTACTTAATAACAATTTGTTTAGTGGCAATATTCCTTCAAGCTTGGGTAAATTATCTCAACTTGTGCTATTAAATCTTGCAAACAACAACTTAATTGGAGTTATTCCCGTGAGCTTGGCTGAATGTTCTTACCTCCTTGGCCTAAATTTGGGAAATAATAGTTTGCAGGGAAGCTTACCACATGAGTTTAGTAAGCTGGGTGAATTATATTCATTAGTTGTTCATAGTAATAATCTCAATGGATCATTGCCCTCTTCAATATCAAATTGTTCAAAGTTACAGGTGCTTAATATTGGGAACAACTCATTTGAGGGTGAAATACCAACATCATTGAAAAACCTCTCAAAGTTAAGAGTATTGGTGATGAAGAAGAATAATTTTATAGGTACTATTCCTCCATAGCTTGGCCAATTAATGAACCTTCAAATCTTGCTGCTTTCTTCCAATCATATCTCCGGTTCAATTCCACACACAATTGCATTCTTGCAAGCAATGGAAATAGAAAATCAAGATGGTTTTGTAATTTCAACCAATTTGGAACTAAAGCTCAaccaaaatcaatttttcatagTTTCAAATACTCCATATCAAGAAGGACTGGATATGAATTTAAAAGGCACACTTGAGCACTACAAGTATATTTTTTCCACTCTCACATCCATAGATCTCTCACACAATGAATTGGAGGGAGAAATTGATCCTAATTTGGGGAAATTGAAGGGGTTGAGGCTTTTGAACCTCTCAATG
The nucleotide sequence above comes from Cryptomeria japonica chromosome 11, Sugi_1.0, whole genome shotgun sequence. Encoded proteins:
- the LOC131860180 gene encoding putative receptor like protein 25 — encoded protein: MDLEMLMLAVSRNELSGPIPSMLPPNMWILLLNNNLFSGNIPSSLGKLSQLVLLNLANNNLIGVIPVSLAECSYLLGLNLGNNSLQGSLPHEFSKLGELYSLVVHSNNLNGSLPSSISNCSKLQVLNIGNNSFEGEIPTSLKNLSKLRVLVMKKNNFIVSNTPYQEGLDMNLKGTLEHYKYIFSTLTSIDLSHNELEGEIDPNLGKLKGLRLLNLSMNNLKGTIPNSLAEMNQLESLDLSRNHFSGQIPIEIAFLNFWGSLNLSNNNLLGSIPQGQHITNTFGESSFSRNPNLWGCPLPKKCSWPQFVAPPSPTSINQGKKSIGYPWYKISMGLLYGVAFGGLISLIMIKISWRRKYFNKVDTILKFLFPWMKNWTL